Proteins encoded by one window of Candidatus Babeliales bacterium:
- a CDS encoding IS5/IS1182 family transposase: VIGMIKRFKIVSDKYRNRRKRFGLRFNLIAGICNFELTK; this comes from the coding sequence ATGTGATTGGAATGATAAAACGATTCAAAATAGTTTCTGACAAGTACCGTAATCGAAGAAAGAGGTTTGGATTACGTTTTAATCTCATTGCGGGAATATGTAATTTTGAGTTAACTAAATGA